The Cellulomonas wangleii genome includes a region encoding these proteins:
- a CDS encoding glycosyltransferase family 4 protein: MAPDPGAAAGTDTAADVCLVGINYAPETTGIAPYTTAMARAWAAAGVRVEVVTGVPHYPAWRVDDPRYLEGSSWRERDGDVRLHRVRHHVPARVDLAGRARMESSFLRRALPLVRRSRAGAVVAVTPSLSGLAAAVLGARGRPVAAVVQDLTGQGARESGAAGGLAAGLIGAGEVALLRRCATIGVITPQFRQSLAGAGVPADRVLDVGNFTHVRPSSATRDEACAALGWDPAVFRVVHTGNMGMKQGLEHVVDAARVAADRGVAGVEIVLVGAGNSRDDLVARARGVAAVRVLDPVDDVHYPLVLAAADVLLLHERPGVREMCLPSKLTSYTAARRPVLAGVEAEGISGRTLSAAGAALVVPPGDPGRLLDAILELRGDPALRDRLAAAARRHGEAVYGEEAAARRYLDLLDTVRTRPAATAVAV, from the coding sequence GTGGCACCCGACCCGGGGGCCGCGGCCGGGACGGACACCGCGGCGGACGTCTGCCTCGTCGGGATCAACTACGCCCCGGAGACGACCGGGATCGCGCCGTACACCACGGCCATGGCGCGCGCGTGGGCGGCCGCGGGCGTGCGCGTCGAGGTCGTCACGGGCGTGCCGCACTACCCCGCCTGGCGGGTGGACGACCCGCGGTACCTCGAGGGGAGCTCCTGGCGCGAGCGGGACGGGGACGTGCGGCTGCACCGCGTGCGCCACCACGTGCCGGCGCGCGTCGACCTCGCCGGTCGGGCGCGCATGGAGTCCTCGTTCCTGCGGCGTGCCCTGCCGCTGGTCCGGCGCAGCCGTGCCGGCGCCGTCGTCGCCGTGACGCCGTCGCTGTCGGGGCTGGCAGCGGCGGTGCTCGGTGCGCGCGGGCGTCCCGTCGCCGCCGTCGTGCAGGACCTCACCGGGCAGGGGGCGCGCGAGTCCGGTGCCGCCGGCGGCCTCGCCGCGGGCCTCATCGGCGCCGGCGAGGTCGCCCTGCTGCGACGCTGCGCGACGATCGGCGTGATCACGCCGCAGTTCCGCCAGTCGCTCGCCGGGGCGGGCGTCCCCGCGGACCGCGTGCTCGACGTCGGCAACTTCACGCACGTGCGCCCGTCGTCGGCAACCCGCGACGAGGCGTGCGCGGCCCTCGGGTGGGACCCGGCCGTCTTCCGGGTCGTCCACACCGGCAACATGGGCATGAAGCAGGGGCTCGAGCACGTCGTGGACGCCGCGCGCGTCGCGGCCGACCGCGGGGTCGCGGGGGTCGAGATCGTGCTCGTCGGCGCGGGCAACAGCCGCGACGACCTGGTCGCCCGCGCCCGTGGGGTCGCGGCGGTGCGGGTGCTGGACCCCGTCGACGACGTGCACTACCCGCTCGTCCTCGCCGCCGCCGACGTGCTGCTGCTCCACGAGCGGCCGGGGGTGCGCGAGATGTGCCTGCCCAGCAAGCTGACGAGCTACACCGCGGCGCGCCGCCCGGTGCTCGCCGGGGTCGAGGCCGAGGGCATCTCGGGGCGCACGCTCAGCGCCGCCGGTGCCGCCCTCGTCGTCCCGCCGGGGGACCCGGGGCGGCTGCTCGACGCGATCCTCGAGCTGCGGGGCGACCCGGCCCTGCGCGACCGCCTCGCCGCCGCCGCCCGCCGGCACGGCGAGGCCGTCTACGGCGAGGAGGCGGCCGCCCGGCGGTACCTCGACCTGCTCGACACCGTACGGACCCGACCCGCCGCGACCGCGGTCGCGGTGTGA
- a CDS encoding glycosyltransferase family 2 protein: MPTLHRPVTLDAALRAVRAEAVRCAADRGVDVDLLVVDNDPAGSAGTVARAHGARHVTEPVPGLSAVRNRALDEAAAHDLLVFLDDDEVPEPGWLVALLDTHRATGAAAVAGPVRTLLPPGADDWVRASYVRPARVGGQRMAAAATNNLLLDLAAVRAAGVRFDPALGLTGGEDTQFTSDLVRAGGTIRWCAGARVVESVGPARLDRRWILRRAFRSGVTEAVVALRTAPTLPARGGRGVLLAAGGVARMLVGTGLHVVAHLRRSPGRSARAARMAARGAGHLAGLVGHRQEEYAHRHRLAPQGVGV, translated from the coding sequence GTGCCGACCCTGCACCGCCCGGTGACGCTGGACGCGGCGCTGCGCGCCGTGCGGGCCGAGGCGGTCCGCTGCGCCGCCGACCGTGGGGTGGACGTGGACCTGCTCGTCGTCGACAACGACCCCGCCGGGTCCGCGGGCACGGTCGCCCGGGCGCACGGGGCGCGGCACGTCACCGAGCCGGTGCCGGGGCTGTCGGCGGTGCGCAACCGCGCGCTGGACGAGGCGGCCGCGCACGACCTGCTGGTGTTCCTCGACGACGACGAGGTGCCCGAGCCGGGCTGGCTGGTCGCGCTGCTGGACACCCACCGGGCGACGGGTGCCGCGGCGGTCGCCGGACCCGTGCGCACCCTGCTGCCGCCCGGCGCCGACGACTGGGTGCGGGCGAGCTACGTGCGACCCGCCCGCGTGGGCGGGCAGCGCATGGCCGCGGCGGCGACCAACAACCTGCTGCTGGACCTGGCGGCCGTGCGGGCCGCGGGCGTGCGGTTCGACCCCGCCCTGGGCCTCACCGGCGGCGAGGACACGCAGTTCACGTCCGACCTCGTGCGCGCCGGGGGGACGATCCGGTGGTGCGCCGGCGCCCGCGTCGTGGAGTCGGTGGGACCGGCGCGGCTGGATCGCCGGTGGATCCTGCGGCGGGCGTTCCGCTCCGGCGTCACGGAGGCCGTGGTCGCGCTGCGGACGGCGCCGACCCTGCCGGCACGCGGCGGGCGCGGGGTCCTGCTGGCCGCCGGCGGGGTGGCGCGCATGCTGGTGGGGACGGGCCTGCACGTGGTCGCGCACCTGCGACGCAGCCCCGGCCGGTCCGCGCGGGCCGCCCGCATGGCCGCCCGCGGCGCGGGGCACCTCGCGGGTCTGGTCGGCCACCGGCAGGAGGAGTACGCGCACCGGCACCGGCTCGCGCCCCAGGGGGTGGGGGTGTGA
- a CDS encoding CDP-alcohol phosphatidyltransferase family protein, with amino-acid sequence MSGATGVRRERAAARRGDVRDALTRLALAQKPAARSAPAYSRYVNRRLGRVLAAWAYGRGLGPGRVTALSAVCTFTGVAVLALAPVAAATGLVVCLLLVLGYALDSADGQVARLTGSASGAGEWLDHVVDAVKVVALPLAVLVGLYRSGAVADPWLLVPVANAVVGSVLFFAMMLTEQLRRAHGVVSSAAVDGRRSPWRSLLVLPTDYGVLCLSFLLYGAPGVFVVVLAVVTAGAAGFLALALPRWFRDVGALDVPGRG; translated from the coding sequence GTGAGCGGCGCGACCGGCGTGCGGCGGGAGCGCGCTGCCGCCCGCCGCGGCGACGTGCGGGACGCGCTCACCCGGCTCGCCCTCGCGCAGAAGCCGGCCGCGCGCAGCGCCCCCGCCTACTCCCGGTACGTCAACCGGCGCCTCGGGCGGGTGCTCGCCGCCTGGGCGTACGGGCGCGGGCTCGGCCCGGGCCGGGTGACGGCCCTCAGCGCGGTGTGCACGTTCACCGGGGTCGCGGTGCTCGCGCTCGCTCCCGTGGCCGCGGCGACGGGGCTCGTGGTGTGCCTGCTGCTCGTGCTGGGGTACGCCCTGGACTCGGCCGACGGTCAGGTCGCCCGGCTCACCGGCTCCGCGTCCGGTGCGGGGGAGTGGCTCGACCACGTGGTGGACGCCGTGAAGGTCGTCGCGCTGCCGCTCGCGGTGCTGGTCGGGCTGTACCGGTCGGGCGCCGTCGCGGACCCGTGGCTGCTCGTACCCGTCGCGAACGCGGTGGTCGGCTCGGTCCTGTTCTTCGCGATGATGCTCACCGAGCAGCTGCGCCGGGCGCACGGCGTGGTCTCCAGCGCGGCGGTGGACGGGCGGCGCAGCCCGTGGCGGTCGCTGCTCGTGCTGCCCACCGACTACGGCGTGCTCTGCCTGAGCTTCCTGCTGTACGGCGCGCCGGGCGTGTTCGTCGTCGTGCTGGCCGTGGTCACGGCGGGTGCGGCGGGGTTCCTCGCGCTCGCGCTGCCCCGGTGGTTCCGCGACGTGGGTGCCCTCGACGTGCCCGGGCGGGGGTGA
- the gmd gene encoding GDP-mannose 4,6-dehydratase, with amino-acid sequence MSKKALITGITGQDGSYLAELLLEKGYEVHGLVRRASTFNTERIDHLYEDPHDPGARLFLHYADLTDGSRLATLLERIGPDEVYNLAAQSHVRVSFDEPEFTGQTTGMGSTRLLEAIRSTGLQTRYYQASSSEMFGATPPPQSEATPFWPRSPYGAAKVYAYWMTRNYREAYGMFAVNGILFNHESPRRGETFVTRKISVAAARIAAGKQDRLYLGNLDAVRDWGYAKEYVEGMWRMLQADEPSDYVLATGAPYTVRDFLGFCFEHVGLDWQEHVEFDPRYLRPTEVDALIGDASKAATELGWTAEVHTPELARIMTEAEVRRLTGD; translated from the coding sequence ATGTCCAAGAAGGCGCTCATCACCGGGATCACGGGCCAGGACGGGTCGTATCTCGCCGAGCTGCTGCTCGAGAAGGGCTACGAGGTGCACGGGCTCGTGCGCCGCGCGTCGACCTTCAACACCGAGCGGATCGACCACCTCTACGAGGACCCGCACGACCCCGGCGCCCGCCTCTTCCTGCACTACGCGGACCTCACGGACGGGTCCCGCCTGGCGACCCTCCTGGAGCGGATCGGCCCGGACGAGGTCTACAACCTCGCGGCGCAGTCGCACGTGCGCGTCAGCTTCGACGAGCCCGAGTTCACCGGCCAGACCACCGGCATGGGCTCCACGCGCCTGCTCGAGGCGATCCGGTCGACCGGGCTGCAGACGCGGTACTACCAGGCGTCGAGCTCGGAGATGTTCGGGGCGACGCCCCCGCCGCAGAGCGAGGCGACGCCGTTCTGGCCCCGCTCGCCGTACGGCGCGGCCAAGGTCTACGCGTACTGGATGACGCGCAACTACCGCGAGGCGTACGGGATGTTCGCCGTCAACGGGATCCTGTTCAACCACGAGTCGCCGCGCCGCGGCGAGACGTTCGTGACCCGCAAGATCTCGGTCGCCGCCGCGCGGATCGCCGCCGGCAAGCAGGATCGTCTCTACCTCGGCAACCTCGACGCCGTCCGCGACTGGGGCTACGCCAAGGAGTACGTCGAGGGCATGTGGCGGATGCTGCAGGCCGACGAGCCCTCCGACTACGTGCTCGCCACCGGTGCGCCGTACACGGTGCGCGACTTCCTCGGCTTCTGCTTCGAGCACGTGGGGCTCGACTGGCAGGAGCACGTGGAGTTCGACCCGCGCTACCTGCGCCCCACCGAGGTCGACGCCCTCATCGGCGACGCCTCCAAGGCGGCCACCGAGCTCGGGTGGACCGCAGAGGTCCACACCCCCGAGCTCGCGCGGATCATGACCGAGGCCGAGGTCCGTCGGCTGACGGGCGACTGA
- a CDS encoding LbetaH domain-containing protein codes for MTAGAALTRRSLAGFTGRGYDRGRPVAVQIAWFAVSGLVVTRWWCPGGVRVALLRAFGARIGTGTNIRHGVRIHWPWKLTVGDHSWIGEGAHLLNLEPIVIGSDVCVSQDVLLCTGSHDRRSPTFEFDNAPVVVEDGAWVAVRATVLRGVTIGADAVVGATALVTRDVPARAVVLAPQPHPHGGV; via the coding sequence GTGACCGCGGGCGCCGCGCTGACCCGACGCAGCCTGGCCGGGTTCACGGGCCGGGGCTACGACCGCGGCCGCCCGGTGGCGGTGCAGATCGCCTGGTTCGCCGTCAGCGGCCTGGTCGTCACGCGGTGGTGGTGCCCCGGCGGGGTACGGGTCGCGCTGCTCCGGGCCTTCGGCGCGCGGATCGGGACGGGCACGAACATCCGCCACGGGGTCCGCATCCACTGGCCCTGGAAGCTCACGGTCGGCGACCACAGCTGGATCGGCGAGGGTGCGCACCTGCTGAACCTCGAGCCCATCGTCATCGGCTCCGACGTGTGCGTCTCGCAGGACGTGCTGCTGTGCACCGGCAGCCACGACCGCCGCTCACCCACCTTCGAGTTCGACAACGCCCCCGTGGTCGTCGAGGACGGGGCCTGGGTCGCCGTGCGCGCCACCGTGCTGCGCGGCGTGACGATCGGGGCCGACGCGGTGGTCGGCGCCACCGCCCTGGTCACGCGCGACGTCCCGGCCCGCGCCGTCGTGCTCGCGCCGCAGCCGCACCCGCACGGCGGGGTGTGA
- a CDS encoding adenylyltransferase/cytidyltransferase family protein: MRIGYAAGAFDLFHVGHLNVLRHARSHCDHLIAGVVADEVLEITKGRRPVVPLAERAEIVAHISYVDQVHHEVLLDKLDTWRELRFDVFFKGDDWRGTPKGDELERRFAEVGVEVVYFPYTVHTSSTILRAALAQLEAPSGRSRASEVS; the protein is encoded by the coding sequence ATGCGGATCGGCTACGCGGCCGGGGCGTTCGACCTCTTCCACGTGGGGCACCTCAACGTGCTGCGGCACGCGAGGTCGCACTGCGACCACCTCATCGCCGGCGTGGTGGCCGACGAGGTCCTCGAGATCACCAAGGGCCGGCGTCCCGTCGTGCCGCTGGCGGAGCGCGCGGAGATCGTCGCGCACATCTCGTACGTCGACCAGGTGCACCACGAGGTGCTCCTCGACAAGCTCGACACCTGGCGCGAGCTGCGGTTCGACGTGTTCTTCAAGGGTGACGACTGGCGTGGCACCCCCAAGGGCGACGAGCTGGAACGGCGGTTCGCCGAGGTGGGCGTCGAGGTCGTGTACTTCCCGTACACGGTCCACACGTCGAGCACGATCCTGCGCGCGGCCCTCGCCCAGCTCGAGGCGCCGTCCGGCCGGTCCCGGGCGTCCGAGGTCTCCTGA
- a CDS encoding glycosyltransferase, with product MAGVALVVVGYGSAALLEQHLVPSAPGADLVVVVDNRTDDDERRRVTDLADREGWATVLPDRNLGFGAGADAGAAEAFAWGADVVVLLNPDARLAPADRRVLVDAVRERPLLLAAPRVERPDGTPWMTGVLALDLRTGRMRTAAERRADPAPPWAVPWVSGACLAVTRELWERTGGFAHDYFLYWEDVDLSRRVLAVGGAVAVVPRALAVHDEGSTHPDRVAGRAKSATYYYYNVRNRMVFARAWLPREDRLRWHLLALPAARAVVLQGGRRQLLRPAPWVAAARGLLDGARGRTGDPRAGRGEERGRPVRVLPSFGVPRPTTNPYIVMLAAALDAQDGVDLRRFTWRTALAGRYDVVHLHWPESLFAARSGTRRTLKRWAFLAWTVRLAVLRTPVVRTVHNVEHPRDVSRLESLGLRAVDRLTTARVVLNDVDAQVRTRVPTACVLHGHYRDWYAPHPRHDARPGSIAFVGLVRRYKGVEGLLAAFTETAREGPDLTLTIAGRPSSEALADAVRGAAARDPRVRARLGFLDDAALVQAVTSAQVVVLPYRHMHNSGAVLAALSLDRPVLVPDTAVNRALADEVGPGWVLTYDDELTGGDLLKAVAATRDRAPGARPDLSRRGWQEAGRAHLAVYRAALGRGRT from the coding sequence GTGGCCGGGGTGGCGCTGGTGGTCGTCGGCTACGGGTCGGCGGCGCTGCTCGAGCAGCACCTGGTGCCGTCGGCACCGGGGGCGGACCTCGTCGTCGTGGTCGACAACCGCACGGACGACGACGAGCGCCGGCGGGTGACCGACCTGGCGGACCGCGAGGGGTGGGCCACCGTGCTGCCGGACCGGAACCTCGGGTTCGGCGCGGGAGCGGACGCCGGCGCCGCCGAGGCGTTCGCGTGGGGTGCCGACGTCGTCGTCCTGCTCAACCCCGACGCGCGCCTCGCCCCGGCCGACCGCCGGGTCCTCGTCGACGCCGTGCGGGAGCGGCCCCTGCTGCTCGCCGCACCGCGGGTGGAGCGTCCCGACGGCACGCCGTGGATGACCGGGGTGCTCGCGCTGGACCTGCGCACGGGCCGCATGCGCACGGCGGCCGAGCGTCGTGCCGACCCGGCGCCGCCGTGGGCGGTGCCGTGGGTGTCCGGCGCGTGCCTGGCCGTCACGCGGGAGCTGTGGGAGCGCACCGGCGGGTTCGCCCACGACTACTTCCTCTACTGGGAGGACGTCGACCTGTCGCGGCGGGTCCTGGCCGTGGGCGGTGCGGTCGCGGTGGTGCCGCGGGCGCTCGCGGTGCACGACGAGGGCTCGACCCACCCGGACCGCGTCGCGGGGCGGGCGAAGTCGGCGACGTACTACTACTACAACGTCCGCAACCGCATGGTGTTCGCCCGCGCGTGGCTGCCCCGGGAAGACCGGCTGCGCTGGCACCTCCTGGCGCTGCCCGCCGCGAGGGCGGTCGTGCTGCAGGGCGGGCGACGTCAGCTGCTGCGGCCCGCCCCGTGGGTCGCGGCGGCCCGGGGCCTGCTCGACGGTGCGCGGGGCCGCACGGGGGACCCGCGCGCGGGACGGGGTGAGGAGCGCGGGCGGCCGGTGCGCGTGCTGCCGTCGTTCGGCGTGCCGCGGCCGACCACCAACCCCTACATCGTCATGCTCGCCGCCGCGCTCGACGCGCAGGACGGCGTCGACCTGCGGCGGTTCACCTGGCGCACCGCGCTGGCGGGTCGGTACGACGTGGTGCACCTGCACTGGCCCGAGTCGTTGTTCGCCGCCCGGTCAGGTACGCGGCGCACGCTCAAGCGCTGGGCGTTCCTGGCCTGGACGGTCCGCCTGGCGGTGCTGCGCACCCCCGTGGTGCGCACGGTCCACAACGTCGAGCACCCGCGCGACGTGAGCCGTCTGGAGTCGCTCGGCCTGCGGGCGGTGGACCGCCTCACCACGGCTCGCGTCGTCCTCAACGACGTCGACGCGCAGGTGCGCACCCGGGTGCCGACGGCGTGCGTGCTGCACGGGCACTACCGGGACTGGTACGCGCCGCACCCGCGGCACGACGCGCGTCCCGGGAGCATCGCGTTCGTCGGGTTGGTGCGTCGGTACAAGGGCGTCGAGGGGCTGCTGGCCGCGTTCACGGAGACCGCCCGCGAGGGCCCGGACCTCACCCTGACGATCGCGGGCAGGCCGTCGTCCGAGGCGCTGGCCGACGCGGTCCGTGGCGCAGCGGCCCGTGACCCGCGCGTCCGCGCGCGGCTGGGCTTCCTCGACGACGCGGCGCTGGTCCAGGCGGTGACGTCGGCGCAGGTCGTGGTCCTGCCCTACCGGCACATGCACAACTCGGGCGCGGTGCTGGCGGCCCTGTCCCTGGACCGGCCCGTGCTGGTGCCCGACACCGCCGTCAACCGCGCGCTGGCCGACGAGGTCGGGCCCGGGTGGGTGCTCACGTACGACGACGAGCTCACGGGCGGTGACCTGCTCAAGGCCGTCGCGGCCACCCGCGACCGGGCACCGGGTGCCCGTCCCGACCTGTCACGGCGGGGCTGGCAGGAGGCCGGCCGCGCCCACCTGGCCGTGTACCGCGCGGCCCTGGGGCGGGGGCGGACGTGA
- a CDS encoding DUF1972 domain-containing protein — translation MLGTRGVPACYGGFETAVEEVGRRLVDRGHRVRVYCRGSGTASGSGTGTAGARTYRGMELVTLPAVRRRALETLSHTGLSVAHLLAHRTDVALVFNAANAPLLPVLRAAGIPLATHVDGLEWKRAKWAGAGQRYYRAAEAAAVRWSDALIADAVGIADYYRTEFGVPTTLLSYGAPVLAPQADDAVTALGLVAGGYHLVVARFEPENNVDLLVDGYVRSPARLPLVVVGAAPYAHDYTARVRALVGDDPRVRLIGAVWDQRALDQLYVHALTYAHGHSVGGTNPSLLRAVGAGTATLAYDVSFNREVLGDEGVYVRDAVGVAQAFADAEAAPAATAARGERLRARASRYDWDAVAAGYERLVAALAAHRTPGPAPGARRRHAWSAEAEALPGLAVVP, via the coding sequence ATGCTCGGGACCCGGGGGGTGCCGGCGTGCTACGGCGGGTTCGAGACGGCCGTCGAGGAGGTCGGCCGACGCCTGGTCGACCGGGGGCACCGCGTGCGGGTGTACTGCCGCGGCTCCGGCACGGCGTCCGGGAGCGGCACCGGCACCGCGGGGGCGCGCACGTACCGGGGCATGGAGCTGGTGACGCTCCCGGCGGTGCGTCGGCGCGCGCTGGAGACCCTCAGCCACACCGGCCTGTCGGTGGCGCACCTGCTCGCCCACCGCACGGACGTCGCGCTGGTGTTCAACGCGGCCAACGCCCCGCTCCTGCCCGTGCTGCGGGCCGCGGGCATCCCCCTGGCCACCCACGTCGACGGGCTGGAGTGGAAGCGCGCGAAGTGGGCGGGTGCGGGGCAGCGCTACTACCGCGCCGCCGAGGCCGCCGCGGTGCGGTGGTCCGACGCCCTCATCGCCGACGCGGTCGGCATCGCGGACTACTACCGCACCGAGTTCGGCGTCCCGACGACCCTGCTGTCCTACGGCGCCCCGGTGCTGGCTCCCCAGGCGGACGACGCGGTGACGGCCCTCGGCCTCGTCGCCGGGGGGTACCACCTGGTGGTGGCGCGGTTCGAGCCCGAGAACAACGTCGACCTGCTCGTCGACGGCTACGTCCGCTCGCCCGCCCGGCTGCCGCTGGTGGTGGTGGGCGCGGCACCGTACGCGCACGACTACACGGCGCGCGTGCGGGCGCTGGTGGGGGACGACCCGCGCGTGCGCCTGATCGGCGCGGTCTGGGACCAGCGCGCGCTGGACCAGCTGTACGTCCACGCGCTGACGTACGCGCACGGCCACTCGGTGGGCGGGACCAACCCGTCACTGCTGCGGGCGGTGGGCGCCGGGACCGCCACCCTGGCGTACGACGTCTCGTTCAACCGCGAGGTGCTCGGCGACGAGGGCGTGTACGTGCGCGACGCCGTCGGTGTCGCGCAGGCGTTCGCGGACGCCGAGGCCGCGCCCGCCGCGACCGCGGCCCGCGGTGAGCGGCTGCGTGCGCGGGCGTCCCGGTACGACTGGGACGCGGTCGCCGCGGGGTACGAGCGGCTCGTGGCGGCGCTCGCCGCGCACCGCACCCCCGGGCCCGCCCCCGGCGCCCGGCGCCGGCACGCGTGGTCCGCCGAGGCCGAGGCTCTGCCCGGGCTGGCGGTCGTGCCGTGA
- a CDS encoding DUF6492 family protein encodes MSTGDVLGAGTVVTVVFELEVPLLLLQARSFARHVPVGAVAEVLVIDDTARGLPARGAAELLAAYGPHADRVTLLRPDDLGGVPAAPGWQRQQALKLLVAPRVTTGRYLALDAKNHLVRAPDPAWFGVPDGRARLGVHGYAGHPLRPALERTVRYLGLDPGAVLDRFPATVTPFVLVTSLVRAMVEDVGDRAGRPFAQEFVDHRLTEFFLYAAWLEARAGGRDRWYADGQPGCPVVWPGDPSLRAVRAAGEELDGTGAPVLSVHRTALVRMPADATDALTDLWVAHGLFAARGDAARFVAGFRRTYRRRVWVRRCREAPQRVRARLADRATAAGAVPA; translated from the coding sequence GTGAGCACCGGGGACGTGCTCGGCGCGGGCACGGTCGTCACCGTGGTGTTCGAGCTCGAGGTGCCGCTGCTCCTGCTGCAGGCCCGGTCGTTCGCGCGGCACGTGCCCGTGGGCGCCGTGGCCGAGGTGCTGGTCATCGACGACACGGCCCGCGGGCTGCCCGCCCGCGGCGCCGCGGAGCTGCTCGCGGCGTACGGCCCGCACGCGGACCGCGTCACGCTGCTGCGCCCGGACGACCTGGGCGGGGTCCCGGCCGCGCCCGGGTGGCAGCGGCAGCAGGCGCTGAAGCTGCTCGTCGCCCCGCGCGTCACCACCGGGCGCTACCTCGCCCTCGATGCCAAGAACCACCTGGTGCGGGCCCCGGACCCCGCCTGGTTCGGGGTGCCCGACGGCCGCGCGCGGCTGGGCGTCCACGGTTACGCCGGCCACCCGCTGCGCCCGGCGCTCGAGCGCACCGTCCGCTACCTCGGGCTGGACCCGGGCGCCGTGCTCGACCGGTTCCCGGCCACGGTGACGCCGTTCGTCCTGGTCACGTCGTTGGTGCGGGCCATGGTCGAGGACGTGGGGGACCGGGCCGGGCGGCCGTTCGCGCAGGAGTTCGTGGACCACCGGCTGACCGAGTTCTTCCTGTACGCCGCGTGGCTGGAGGCCCGCGCCGGCGGCCGGGACCGCTGGTACGCCGACGGGCAGCCGGGGTGCCCGGTGGTCTGGCCGGGTGATCCCTCGCTGCGGGCCGTGCGCGCCGCGGGGGAGGAGCTGGACGGCACGGGTGCGCCGGTGCTCTCTGTGCACCGCACCGCGCTCGTCCGCATGCCCGCGGACGCGACCGACGCGCTGACCGACCTGTGGGTCGCGCACGGGCTGTTCGCGGCACGCGGCGACGCCGCACGCTTCGTCGCCGGGTTCCGCCGCACCTACCGCCGGCGGGTCTGGGTGCGGCGCTGCCGGGAGGCCCCGCAGCGGGTGCGGGCACGCCTGGCGGACCGCGCGACCGCCGCGGGGGCGGTGCCGGCGTGA
- a CDS encoding GDP-L-fucose synthase family protein: protein MSDSSHVPPLDPTSRVYVAGHRGLAGSAVWRELERRGFTDLVGVPSARLDLRDRPAVDRFFDEVRPAVVIDAAARVGGILANATQPADFLSDNVRIQVNLLDAAVRTGVQRFLFLGSTCIYPRLAPQPITEDALLTGPLEETNDAYAIAKIAGVLHVQAIRRQFGLPYVSAMPTNLYGPGDNFSPTGSHVLPALLRRFHEAVRDAVPEVVCWGTGEPRREFLHSDDFASAAVFLLEHYDDAAPINVGVGEDLTIRELAETVADVVGFRGSIVWDTTKPDGTPRKLLSVDRLTGLGWKASIPLREGIEQTYRWFLEHEGEVRS from the coding sequence ATGTCCGACTCGTCCCACGTGCCCCCGCTCGACCCGACCTCCCGCGTGTACGTCGCGGGCCACCGCGGGCTCGCCGGCTCCGCCGTCTGGCGCGAGCTCGAGCGGCGGGGCTTCACCGACCTCGTCGGGGTGCCGTCCGCCCGCCTGGACCTGCGCGACCGGCCGGCGGTCGACCGGTTCTTCGACGAGGTGCGCCCGGCCGTCGTCATCGACGCCGCGGCACGCGTCGGGGGGATCCTGGCCAACGCCACGCAGCCGGCGGACTTCCTGTCCGACAACGTGCGGATCCAGGTCAACCTGCTGGACGCGGCCGTGCGCACGGGGGTCCAGCGCTTCCTGTTCCTCGGGTCCACCTGCATCTACCCCCGGCTGGCACCGCAGCCCATCACCGAGGACGCGCTGCTCACGGGCCCGCTGGAGGAGACGAACGACGCGTACGCGATCGCCAAGATCGCGGGCGTCCTGCACGTGCAGGCCATCCGCCGGCAGTTCGGCCTGCCGTACGTCTCGGCGATGCCGACCAACCTCTACGGCCCGGGGGACAACTTCTCCCCCACCGGCTCGCACGTGCTGCCGGCGCTGCTGCGCCGGTTCCACGAGGCGGTCCGCGACGCCGTCCCCGAGGTGGTCTGCTGGGGCACCGGCGAGCCGCGCCGCGAGTTCCTGCACAGCGACGACTTCGCGTCGGCCGCGGTCTTCCTGCTCGAGCACTACGACGACGCGGCCCCGATCAACGTCGGCGTCGGCGAGGACCTGACGATCCGCGAGCTGGCCGAGACGGTCGCCGACGTGGTCGGGTTCCGCGGCTCGATCGTCTGGGACACCACCAAGCCGGACGGCACACCGCGCAAGCTGCTGTCGGTCGACCGTCTCACCGGCCTGGGCTGGAAGGCCTCGATCCCCCTGCGCGAGGGCATCGAGCAGACGTACCGGTGGTTCCTCGAGCACGAGGGCGAGGTGCGCTCGTGA